CTGGTCGTGCATAAAAACTAAAACAAATATAAGGAGCGATTAAAAATGACTAATAATTTTAATGAATTAACAATTGATAGTAATCACCGTGGTAGTATTATTGTGAGTTTATTAACAATTAAAAAAATTATTTTATATTCAATTCGAGAGATTACACACCAATATTTTATTGATAAAGTTGAATGTCGAATGATTGATAATTCAATTTTACATATTTATATTAGTGGAAAAATATTACATGAAGAGGGATTAAATCAGTTAACAGAAGAAATTAATGAAGCAATTATGAAAGAATTAAGTTATTCCTTACAAATTAAACCAAAAAACATTAGTATTGCTTATCATCATTAATATTTAATAATTTTTGTTAATGGGGGAAAAGTAGACTTATTATTTATGAAAATCTTTGAATTTTCTTTTTTTATTATTAAGATAATATTTTTTAAGCGATCTAACGGTTTAATTTTTTTTCTGGTCCTTGCTTGCATTTTCATTTCAGATGGTTATAATTACACTTAAATTATTTAATTTAGAAAAAACTTAAATAATTTGAATGTTATAATTTAATTTTTATGTAAATATCATCAATTAAATATTAACACTGTTTTTTAACTAGAAAGGAAAAAACTATTTTATGCTTAAAAAAGAACAAAACAAAAAATTTAGTTTGGCGGATTTTGTTTGATTAGGCTTTAATTATACTGTTGGAATTAGTTTTATCGGTAATTTTGCTATTTTAGCAAATATTTCAGAACCTGATTCAATTGGTATTCATACTGTATGGTTATTTGCAGTGGAAGGACTAATTGCTGGAATATGTGCCTGGGCATTTGCTAAAATGGCACGAGTTCATCATTCAAACAATAATGGAGCCTCGTACATTTATGTTCGAACAACTTTCGGAAAATTTTGAGGAATTTTTGTTGCTTTTATGCAATATGTTTCATTACCATTTTTAATTACAATTCAAGTAATGATGTTGATTCGTGGTTCATTTGGAGCAGATTGAATTTCACAAGTTAATCCTGATGGAAGTGTTAGCGTTCCGTGATATGCTGCTGATTGAGGGTCATTTGGGGACTTATGATTAGATTTTATTGGAATTGCCATTTATATGTCAGCAGCAGCAATTATCTTTGGGGGAATTAAATTATATAAAAAATTAGCGAATGGAACAGGAATTATTAAATGAATTACCGCTGGTTTTTTAATTCTTGCGGGTTTAGTTTTAGCTGTTCAACATGGTGGGGAAAACTTAAGTTATTGAGGACACAATACTAAGTTTTCGTTACCAGGATTTGTGAAAGCGTTTAATTTTTGCTTTTTCTTCTTTGCTGGTTTTGAAGTTTTCTCAACCGCAGGACGAAATATTAGTAATCCAGAAAAAAATATTGGACGAGGTATTATTTTAATTATGTTAATTAGTACCATTTTCTATATTGTTATCTCAATTATTTTCTTTGCTGGTTTTACAAAATTTGTCCAAAATATGAATATGGGGACGTGAAGTTTAGGCTTTAGTAATAAAATCATTTTATACGGAGGTCCCATTATTATGATTATTAGTGCGCTGGCGTTAAAAGTTAATGTTGCAATGCAGAATGCCCTGTATGGTGGAACTTCGTTACAGCCATTATCAACGGAAGGATATTTACCAGATCGATTACGGAAACTAAATAAAGATGGTTTACCAGTACGTGCTTCAATTTTAAATCTGGTAATTACTAGTTTAATGATTTTTATTTGATTAGCAATTCCTGATATTATTAAAGGAGTTAGTTTAACAAAAGATTTTGGGTTTATGGCAACGCCAGCTCAAGCAATGACATATAAACAGCCGTTTGATATTTCATCATTAACAGAAGCTTCTTCAGCGATTACGATTTTTATTTATGCAATGGTAATTGCGGTTGCGTTAAAATTAGCATATCAACAAAAAATTAAAATGCGGATATGAGAACATATTGCTTTTCCAATTGTATTTATTATTTTATGCTTTGTCTTTGTGTGACATTATTATAGTTTAATTAATAATATTGTTTCAACAACAGGAACTAAACATGAAAGTGCAATTATTGGTACAGCAATTGAATTAGCCTTTGTTGGCTTCTCGATTAGTTTTGCTACGGTTTGATATTTTACCTATTATCGTCAAAAATATTTACGCCGGATGAAAGAACGCCCTGAATTACAAGCAAAATTGGATGCTGAATTTGAAGTAACAGATGATTGAAAATATGTTTCATTAGAAATTCGTAATGAAATTAAGTATTATTTAAAGCGGAATCAGGCCTTATATCAAAATCACAACAATCCTAATTACCAAGATGCTAAACATATGCTAAGTGAATTAGACAATGTTTTTGATAAATATAGGCAACTTGAAGCTGCTGAAGATGCCGAAGAACATGATCAATAAAACAATTTAACAATAGTTAAGTTGTTTTTCTTTGTGTTATACTAACATTAGAGCACCATTGGAGGGTTTAAATCATGGCACTAAACAAAGTAAATAACGTTCAGTTAGTAACAATTGCTGGAGGTACAGCCAGTGGTAAGACAACAGTTGCCACTAAAATTGCTGAAATTTTACAGGGTAAAAAAATTACTTACTTAAAAATGGATCATTATTATAAAAAGTTAGATTATTTAACTTTAGCAGAACGCAAACAAATTAATTTTGATCATCCGAATGCGCTTGATTTAACCTTATTAGTAGATCATTTAACATTATTAAAACAACACCAATCAATTCAGACCCCAATTTATGATTTTACTGTTTATAATCGGTTGGAAACAACAAATCATGTTATGGCGGGAGATGTTATTATTTTGGATGGGATCTTAGGATTAGCCTTAGAAGAAATTCGTCAATTATCAGACATTAAAATTTTTATTAAAACTGAAGATGACATTCGTTTTATTCGTCGGTTAACGCGAGATTTAAATGAACGGGGACGAACAATTGATAGTATTATTACCCAATACTTAACAACGGTTAAACCAATGTATGAATATTTTGTTGAACCAAGTATTAAATATGCCGATATTATTGTGCCATATTATGAGGGCAACGAAATTGCAATTGATATGATTGCAACTAAGATTAAAACTTTATTAACAGAACAACCAGATAAAAAGTAAAAAAAGTTGAAAAAACCTTAACTATTTTATTTTTTAAGGTATAATAATCATTGTTGTAATTAAAAGTAGAGAGGAATGCGAAGATCAAATGAATGAAGAAATTTTATTGACCAAAGAGGGAATTAAGGATTTACAAGAAGAATTAGATAATTTAATTAACGTGGTTCGACCAGAAGTTATTGAAGAATTAAAAGAAGCCCGTGCACAAGGGGACTTATCAGAAAATGCTGATTATGATGCAGCACGTAATCGCCAAGCTGAAGTTGAAGGGCGAATTAAAGAAATTGAATCATTATTAACAAAAGCAAAAGAAATTAAAGAAGTAAAATCAAAAACAGGAATTATTAAATTAGGAAGTAAAGTTATGTTCACTAATTTATTAATTAATAAAAATTTTGAAATTAAAATTGTGGGTGCTGTTGAAGCAAATCCATTTGAAAATACAATTTCAAATGAATCACCCATTGCTAAAGCTATTATTGGCCAAAAAGTAGGTGATTTGGTTGAAATTAAGGGTATCCAAGTTCCTTATAAGGTTAAAATTATAACTGTGGAGTAAAATATAATTATAGAGTAATTATTTAATTACTTTTTTTTTTTTTTTTTTTTTCAAGGAATTATTGCAACAAGCGGTTAAGTATTAATAAGGAGGAAACCAAATGACAAAATTAACGATAAAACAAACTAAGCAACTATCTGGTGGTAAAGTTTCTGGTGCCTTTTTAACAGGTATTGCTGCAATTATTAATGCTTGTAGCAATTCATTAACAAATTTAATTTCAACTGGTTTTTCAACTTATTTTGCAACGCAACAAATGAATCGTACCGAAGGGGGTTATAAGACCACAAATGGAGCTCATCTAACTTGATCAGATAAACATAATAATTTGAATCATCCTAATTATGCTCAAGTCTTGTTTGTATAATTTTTGATGAAATTATTAACAATAAAACAACAAAAAGAAGTAATAGGTGGAGCTGCTTGAATTATTGGGGCGTTGGTAGTAATTAGTTTTTTTGATATTGTTAAAATTAGTTTAGATAGTTATCAGATTAATCAGCATTCAACTCAATCCAAACAAAACGAAATCATTACGACAGGTGAGCAAGCAGAGAATGCAAGCTTACTGCAGCAATGTGATATTTTATATGTTTAGTGCCAAATGTTTAATAAAAATAATTATGATTTTAATAATATTTCCAGAAAATAATTTTTATTTATTTTAAAAATAAAAAACAAAATAATTTTTATTATTTTGACAATTTTTAACATTTTAAGATTATCCATTGCTAATTTGCTGAAAATACGATACAATATTTTTAGTTGTATTTTGCATATAATCAAATATTAATTATAGTAAGATGCACTAAAAATAATCAATTTTGGAAATTAATTATTAAGAAAATAGAGGTGGAAATTAAATGATCGGTGTTATTTCAACGGCATATTTTACAATGAAAGATAAGCACAGTATCAAAACAGTAAAAAAATATTGATGAAAAAACTGTGTTATCCAACATGTTAAGTACCATGGAAAAACTTTCATTATCGCAACAGTAGGTTATGGTAAAGCAAATGCTGCAATGGCTATTACTTACTTATTAGAAAAATATCCAGGTTTACAAACAATTTTAAACATAGATTTAGCCTTGTCGACAAATGACAAACATGATACAGGAGATACAACAATTTCAACAAAATTTATTTATCGTGATGCAGACTTAACAGTTTTCAAAGATATTAAATATGGACAAATTGTTAATGAACCAGAATCATTCCAATTCGATGGCGAATTTGCTAAAGTTGTTAAAGACTTTAAATTGGGATTAACTGAAGGAGTTACTGGAACAGCAGATATGTTGATTTATAACTCAAAACAATTTAAGGAAATGGTTGACAAATATGGTCACACAATTGATGTTATTGATACTGAAGCTGGGGCAATTGCTCAAGTTGCTAAAAAATCAAGCATTAATTATATTGCTTTAAAAATTATTTACAATAATGCATTATCACCATGAGATAATGATCCAATTCATAAATTCAAAATGTATGAAACAGTAAATACTTTAAAATACTTATTAAGAAGATTATTTAACTTATTAAGTTCAAATTACATTATTGATTTATCACAATCATCACAAGATGATTTAGATTCAATTAATGAATTATTTGAAATCAAACATGACCAATGAGTTAAATTATTTAAGCCAAATACTCATAAAGTATTATCAGGATTTGGACCTTCATTAATGTTAGTTGATAAACAAGAAAGAACTCCTGTCGCATTAGATATCATTCAAGTAATGAGATCAAAAACGAAGGAAAACGAAGGACCAAGTAAAGTAATTTTAGGAGAAGATGAATGAAAAAATGCTCCTAAAAAATGATTACGTAAATTATTATTCTTAGAACAAGTTCGTGTTAACGATGATGAATTATTATGAAATAAATCAGCAAAATATGATTTAAATAATGAAAAATTATATAAAATTGAAACAGTTGCTAATGAAATTGCAGCAGCTATTGCAGAAAAATGTCAAGATAAATCATCATATACATACAATGGTGCAACAGTACCAGAAAAATACTTATTGGTAAATTGTGATGCTAGAATTTCATTTTACATTACACATAACCAATCACATGAATTTGTTGAAGATACAAAATTTGGTGCACACTTAGTAAGCAATGAATTTATTAAGTATTTAAATGAAGCATTAAAAGATGTTGATTCACCATATCAACAAATTGTAGTTTACATGACAATCCCAGCTTTAGACTATCGTAAAATTCCAGTGTTTATTCCTTCAAATAAAGGAGCAAATAGAGGTGTTAAATTTGGAAACTTAAACCAAAAATTACAAAAAGATTATACAGTTGTGGATATTACAAGAAACGATTATGATCCAATTAAAGTTGGTTCATTCAAAGTTACAGTTCGTTTAAGAAGTGAATAATTATTAATTTTATTAAAAAAACAACCTTTGGGTTGTTTTTATTTTGTAAGATAGTGTTATACTTATTTGTAATTAAGGTTAAGAAAGGGCAAGGAAACAACAAGTATGGCGCATGATGAAGAAACATATGAAAAACAAGATAATAATACTTCAGGAGTTGGTCCTGAAGATGTAGAAAGTAAAACAATTGACGCTTATAAAGAAGGGCATCGGAAAACAAGAAGTCGAGAACGGATTTCTCGAAAAGAATTTAATTTACGATTTAAAAGTTATTTTAAATCACGACTATTTCGTGATTATGGATATATTACTTTTGCGGCATTTTTAGCAATGGTTAGTTATGATTATTTTATTGTCGCAACAACCAGTTATGGAATTATGCCAAGTGGAATTGGAGCGATTGCTAGGGGAGTCGCGGTTGCGATTTGGCCAAACCAAGATCAACTGGCTTTTCAAACAAGTATGTATTGGGTTTTTTTCTTTATTTTTAATTTACCATTATTTATTTTTGGAGTAATTAAAGTTGGAATTCGTTTTTCAATTCGAACAATTGTTTATATTGCGTTACAAAATGGTTTTCACTTTGCGTTTGCTTATATTCCACTTATTAATCCCCAAGAACTATTTTTTATCACTAATTATAGCAGTTTAAACGTTTTTAGTAATTATGGTGGAATGTATCAAATTTGATTATTTGTTTTTGCTGCTGTGGCCGGTATTTTAAACGGGATTGCTTGTGGTTTAGTTTATAAGGGTGGTGCTTCAACAGCAGGAACTGATTTTGTCTTAGCTTATTATTCTGTGAAAAAGAAAACATCAATTGCTAATTATAATCGTATTGTTAATTATATTATTGTAATTGTTATGTTAGCAATTCATACTGCCCTTTTAACACGTAGTGAAATTACGGGAGTATATTTTGGGACTGATTGAGAAAAACATATTGATGCAATTCAAAAACTTGGTTTTAAAATTGATTCAAATGGTTTATATGGAATTGATTTAGCAACTCATAAGGCAAAATATTTCTTTGGACCAGTCTTATTTGCTTCATATTTATTTGTGGTAGTGCAATCAATTACAATTGATATTATTTTCCCAAAATTTAAATATCGTAGTTTGATGGTTATTACTTCAAAAGGGGATACTGTTGTATCAGGATTGCAATATGTCCATTATCCAAATGATATTATTCGTATTCCTGTTCGTGATTATTATGAAGGCACTGATATTAACAATGAATTAATTATTGTTTCCACGTCCTTGCTAGAATATAAGTGGATTAAAGCCGCGATTGTTGTTTCAGACCCTGATGCTAAAATTTTATCTTATAAATTAGATAAGATTATTACAAATTATAAGGTTGAAAAATATTAATTATTTTTTAGAATTAAATTTAATCAGACAAAGCTTTTTTGTAAAGTTCGATAGTCATGTTTGATCATTTCTGTTATATTGTCAAGCATGACATTTTTATTTAAACTAATATTAAAGTTCAAAAAACTGTCATAGTTATCAATTCAACTATTTGTTGATATTGTTACTAATTGCAGCGATAATGTTTGTTCAGTAACTTTAATATTTGGAATTAAGTTAGTAGCAACCATGTTATCAAGGATAAGTTTTTTGAGAGCTGTGGTAATATTTGGGTTAGTGTGGTCATAGCAGAAAAAATTATCAAATGTTAAGTTATTTTTATGGTAT
This genomic window from Spiroplasma sp. SV19 contains:
- a CDS encoding MMB_0454 family protein, with the translated sequence MTNNFNELTIDSNHRGSIIVSLLTIKKIILYSIREITHQYFIDKVECRMIDNSILHIYISGKILHEEGLNQLTEEINEAIMKELSYSLQIKPKNISIAYHH
- a CDS encoding APC family permease, translated to MLKKEQNKKFSLADFVWLGFNYTVGISFIGNFAILANISEPDSIGIHTVWLFAVEGLIAGICAWAFAKMARVHHSNNNGASYIYVRTTFGKFWGIFVAFMQYVSLPFLITIQVMMLIRGSFGADWISQVNPDGSVSVPWYAADWGSFGDLWLDFIGIAIYMSAAAIIFGGIKLYKKLANGTGIIKWITAGFLILAGLVLAVQHGGENLSYWGHNTKFSLPGFVKAFNFCFFFFAGFEVFSTAGRNISNPEKNIGRGIILIMLISTIFYIVISIIFFAGFTKFVQNMNMGTWSLGFSNKIILYGGPIIMIISALALKVNVAMQNALYGGTSLQPLSTEGYLPDRLRKLNKDGLPVRASILNLVITSLMIFIWLAIPDIIKGVSLTKDFGFMATPAQAMTYKQPFDISSLTEASSAITIFIYAMVIAVALKLAYQQKIKMRIWEHIAFPIVFIILCFVFVWHYYSLINNIVSTTGTKHESAIIGTAIELAFVGFSISFATVWYFTYYRQKYLRRMKERPELQAKLDAEFEVTDDWKYVSLEIRNEIKYYLKRNQALYQNHNNPNYQDAKHMLSELDNVFDKYRQLEAAEDAEEHDQ
- the udk gene encoding uridine kinase, producing MALNKVNNVQLVTIAGGTASGKTTVATKIAEILQGKKITYLKMDHYYKKLDYLTLAERKQINFDHPNALDLTLLVDHLTLLKQHQSIQTPIYDFTVYNRLETTNHVMAGDVIILDGILGLALEEIRQLSDIKIFIKTEDDIRFIRRLTRDLNERGRTIDSIITQYLTTVKPMYEYFVEPSIKYADIIVPYYEGNEIAIDMIATKIKTLLTEQPDKK
- the greA gene encoding transcription elongation factor GreA, whose product is MNEEILLTKEGIKDLQEELDNLINVVRPEVIEELKEARAQGDLSENADYDAARNRQAEVEGRIKEIESLLTKAKEIKEVKSKTGIIKLGSKVMFTNLLINKNFEIKIVGAVEANPFENTISNESPIAKAIIGQKVGDLVEIKGIQVPYKVKIITVE
- a CDS encoding bacteriocin leader domain-containing protein produces the protein MTKLTIKQTKQLSGGKVSGAFLTGIAAIINACSNSLTNLISTGFSTYFATQQMNRTEGGYKTTNGAHLTWSDKHNNLNHPNYAQVLFV
- the fib gene encoding cytoskeletal motor fibril protein Fib, with amino-acid sequence MIGVISTAYFTMKDKHSIKTVKKYWWKNCVIQHVKYHGKTFIIATVGYGKANAAMAITYLLEKYPGLQTILNIDLALSTNDKHDTGDTTISTKFIYRDADLTVFKDIKYGQIVNEPESFQFDGEFAKVVKDFKLGLTEGVTGTADMLIYNSKQFKEMVDKYGHTIDVIDTEAGAIAQVAKKSSINYIALKIIYNNALSPWDNDPIHKFKMYETVNTLKYLLRRLFNLLSSNYIIDLSQSSQDDLDSINELFEIKHDQWVKLFKPNTHKVLSGFGPSLMLVDKQERTPVALDIIQVMRSKTKENEGPSKVILGEDEWKNAPKKWLRKLLFLEQVRVNDDELLWNKSAKYDLNNEKLYKIETVANEIAAAIAEKCQDKSSYTYNGATVPEKYLLVNCDARISFYITHNQSHEFVEDTKFGAHLVSNEFIKYLNEALKDVDSPYQQIVVYMTIPALDYRKIPVFIPSNKGANRGVKFGNLNQKLQKDYTVVDITRNDYDPIKVGSFKVTVRLRSE
- a CDS encoding YitT family protein, with product MAHDEETYEKQDNNTSGVGPEDVESKTIDAYKEGHRKTRSRERISRKEFNLRFKSYFKSRLFRDYGYITFAAFLAMVSYDYFIVATTSYGIMPSGIGAIARGVAVAIWPNQDQLAFQTSMYWVFFFIFNLPLFIFGVIKVGIRFSIRTIVYIALQNGFHFAFAYIPLINPQELFFITNYSSLNVFSNYGGMYQIWLFVFAAVAGILNGIACGLVYKGGASTAGTDFVLAYYSVKKKTSIANYNRIVNYIIVIVMLAIHTALLTRSEITGVYFGTDWEKHIDAIQKLGFKIDSNGLYGIDLATHKAKYFFGPVLFASYLFVVVQSITIDIIFPKFKYRSLMVITSKGDTVVSGLQYVHYPNDIIRIPVRDYYEGTDINNELIIVSTSLLEYKWIKAAIVVSDPDAKILSYKLDKIITNYKVEKY